In Acanthochromis polyacanthus isolate Apoly-LR-REF ecotype Palm Island chromosome 15, KAUST_Apoly_ChrSc, whole genome shotgun sequence, a single genomic region encodes these proteins:
- the vsir gene encoding V-type immunoglobulin domain-containing suppressor of T-cell activation, which produces MERGLHRRTSVGGEKSMLWFLSAVFSIAAGETSHPTLGVSSPHLYYSCPEGATAKLVCTQKGAPLYPSDAVRRSWLFTPHSDQHCTGGKGPRNINLHGNHTMPQGLQFGHTEKNLWVVLQNVTNADQGRYCCMVLEIKVEHKHGSLVQRSHSHVILHVTPRRSGPQNCTVWDPTPTGGTMPVVLAIAACILALLSLPLILVLVYKQRQNAQSSRRAQELVRMDSEAHGHENPVFLGESPQIKTRTVSQIMTRQSSETGRHLLSEPGTPLSPPTRGDVFFPIEDTIPESPDFLQV; this is translated from the exons GTGAGACGTCCCACCCCACATTGGGTGTCTCTTCCCCCCACCTCTACTACAGCTGTCCTGAGGGTGCAACCGCCAAACTGGTGTGCACCCAGAAAGGTGCCCCTTTGTACCCCAGTGATGCTGTGAGGCGCAGCTGGCTTTTCACACCCCACAGCGACCAGCACTGCACGGGAGGAAAGGGCCCGCGCAATATTAACTTGCATGGCAACCACACCATGCCGCAGGGATTGCAGTTTGGGCACACCGAGAAAAACTTATGGGTGGTGCTGCAGAATGTGACCAACGCTGACCAGGGTCGCTACTGCTGCATGGTCCTCGAAATTAAGGTGGAGCATAAGCATGGCTCGCTGGTGCAGAGGTCCCACAGCCACGTTATTCTCCACGTTACACCAC GGAGAAGTGGACCTCAGAATTGCACTGTCTGGGATCCCACACCAACTGGAG GCACCATGCCAGTGGTCTTGGCCATAGCTGCCTGCATCTTGGCTCTGCTCTCTCTGCCTCTTATTCTGGTGCTTGTGTACAAACAGAGGCAGAACGCCCAGTCAAGCAGAC GTGCACAAGAGCTGGTGAGGATGGACAG tGAGGCTCATGGACACGAGAACCCAGTGTTTCTCGGAGAATCGCCGCAGATAAAGACCCGGACTGTTTCCCAGATCATGACCCGGCAGTCCTCTGAGACAGGCCGACACCTGTTGTCTGAGCCAGGAACACCTCTTTCTCCCCCCACGCGTGGCGATGTATTCTTCCCAATAGAAG acaCCATCCCTGAGTCTCCAGACTTCCTGCAGGTTTAA